The Seriola aureovittata isolate HTS-2021-v1 ecotype China chromosome 12, ASM2101889v1, whole genome shotgun sequence genome window below encodes:
- the b3gnt5b gene encoding lactosylceramide 1,3-N-acetyl-beta-D-glucosaminyltransferase B, whose product MFLKFRRVRRCQCVQLMTTCLVLSVVMVCWEQLDNSVVSHVKSYSYRYLVNRFIYINKSLTIPREQARSFSNFHYLLDHPDKCAKQDVLLLLFVKTSPENIERRNAIRSTWGNETYIHSSLGVTVKVVFALGAPQTKKEEPSWSKRSGVGFQEHLIHEDRLYGDLIQQDFLDSFHNLTLKLILQFHWMHSRCAHARFLMTADDDIFVHMPNLVSYLQDMSSRGVTHFWVGRVHRGAPPIRSKDSKYYVPFEMYQWLSYPDYTAGAGYVVSSDVADKVYQATLTLNASLYIDDVFMGICANAIGVTPHEHVYFSGEGKAPYHLCIYDQMMTSHGHVEDIHDLWKAATDPQVKQWTSGLMGRLYCTAVKMALLCKPYHFNTYPCKAAFL is encoded by the coding sequence ATGTTTTTGAAATTCCGCCGAGTACGAAGATGCCAGTGTGTGCAGCTGATGACCACCTGCCTGGTTTTGTCAGTGGTGATGGTTTGCTGGGAACAGCTGGACAATAGTGTCGTCAGCCACGTCAAGTCCTACTCCTACCGCTACCTGGTCAACCGCTTCATCTACATCAACAAGAGCCTCACCATCCCGCGCGAGCAGGCAAGAAGCTTCAGCAACTTCCACTACCTGCTGGACCACCCGGATAAATGTGCCAAACAGGACGTGCTCCTCCTCCTATTTGTTAAGACGTCCCCAGAGAACATTGAGAGGCGAAACGCCATCAGATCCACCTGGGGTAATGAGACTTACATCCACAGCAGCCTGGGCGTGACAGTCAAAGTGGTGTTCGCCTTAGGAGCGCCTCAGACCAAGAAGGAGGAGCCCTCGTGGAGTAAGAGGAGCGGGGTGGGCTTCCAGGAGCATCTCATCCACGAGGACCGTCTCTATGGTGACTTGATCCAACAAGACTTCTTAGACTCCTTCCACAACTTGACCCTGAAGCTGATCCTACAGTTCCACTGGATGCACAGCCGCTGCGCACACGCCCGCTTCCTCATGACCGCTGATGACGACATCTTCGTCCACATGCCCAACCTGGTGAGCTACCTGCAGGACATGAGCAGCAGGGGCGTCACACACTTCTGGGTTGGTCGAGTGCACAGAGGGGCGCCGCCCATCCGGAGCAAAGACAGTAAGTACTACGTGCCCTTTGAGATGTACCAGTGGTTGTCGTACCCCGACTACACAGCTGGGGCCGGGTACGTCGTCTCCAGCGACGTAGCGGACAAAGTCTATCAAGCCACGCTGACCCTGAACGCCTCTCTTTACATAGATGATGTGTTCATGGGCATCTGCGCCAACGCCATTGGTGTAACCCCACATGAGCACGTCTATTTCTCAGGGGAGGGCAAAGCGCCCTACCACCTGTGTATCTATGACCAGATGATGACCTCACATGGTCACGTGGAAGATATCCATGACCTCTGGAAGGCGGCGACGGACCCGCAGGTGAAACAGTGGACCTCTGGACTCATGGGCAGGCTCTACTGCACGGCTGTGAAGATGGCTCTGCTTTGTAAACCTTACCATTTCAACACATACCCCTGCAAAGCAGCGTTTTTGTAG
- the tbl1xr1b gene encoding F-box-like/WD repeat-containing protein TBL1XR1b isoform X1 — protein MSISSDEVNFLVYRYLQESGFSHSAFTFGIESHISQSNINGALVPPAALISIIQKGLQYVEAEVSINEDGTLFDGRPIESLSLIDAVMPDVVQTRQQAYRDKLAQQQQAAAGSGSSTGPQGSTKNGEGAANGEENGSHALANHHSEMMEVDRDVEIPQSKAMVLRGHESEVFICAWNPVNDLLASGSGDSTARIWNLSENSTGGSTQLVLRHCIREGGQDVPSNKDVTSLDWNSEGTLLATGSYDGFARIWTKDGNLASTLGQHKGPIFALKWNKKGNFILSAGVDKTTIIWDAHTGEAKQQFPFHSAPALDVDWQSNNTFASCSTDMCIHVCKLGQDRPVKTFQGHTNEVNAIKWDPTGSLLASCSDDMTLKIWSMKQDSCVHDLQAHSKEIYTIKWSPTGPGTNNPSANLMLASASFDSTVRLWDVERGVCIHTLTRHQEPVYSVAFSPDGRHLASGSFDKCVHIWNTQTGALVHSYRGTGGIFEVCWNATGDKVGASASDGSVCVLDLRK, from the exons ATGAGCATAAGCAGTGATGAGGTCAATTTCCTCGTTTACAGATACCTGCAAGAGTCAG GCTTCTCCCACTCAGCGTTCACCTTTGGCATAGAGAGCCACATCAGCCAGTCCAACATCAATGGAGCCCTGGTGCCCCCTGCTGCCCTCATCTCCATCATCCAGAAGGGCCTGCAGTATGTGGAGGCAGAAGTCAGCATCAATGAG GACGGGACCTTATTTGACGGGCGGCCCATTGAGTCGCTGTCTCTAATCGATGCCGTGATGCCAGATGTGGTCCAGACCAGACAGCAGGCCTACAGGGACAAACtggcccagcagcagcaggcggcggcaggcagcggcagcagcacaGGACCCCAAGGAAGCACGAAAAACGGAGAGGGTGCTGCCAACGGGGAGGAAAATGGATCCCACGCCTTAGCCA ATCACCACtcagagatgatggaggtggaTAGGGACGTGGAGATCCCCCAGAGTAAAGCCATGGTCCTGAGGGGCCATGAGTCCGAAGTTTTTATCTGCGCCTGGAACCCAGTGAACGACCTCCTCGCCTCTGG GTCTGGGGACTCAACAGCACGGATCTGGAACCTAAGTGAGAACAGCACAGGCGGATCCACCCAGCTGGTTCTGAGGCACTGCATACGGGAAGGGGGCCAGGACGTACCCAGCAACAAAGACGTCACCTCACTAGACtggaat aGTGAGGGAACGTTGCTAGCAACAGGCTCATACGATGGCTTTGCTAGAATATGGACAAAAGATG gtaACTTGGCCAGTACATTGGGTCAACATAAAGGTCCTATATTTGCACTCAAGTGGAATAAGAAAGGAAACTTCATCCTCAGTGCTGGTGTAGACAAG ACCACAATTATTTGGGACGCACACACGGGAGAGGCAAAGCAACAATTTCCTTTCCACTCGG CACCTGCTCTGGACGTAGACTGGCAGAGCAACAACACGTTTGCCTCCTGTAGCACAGACATGTGCATCCATGTGTGTAAGCTGGGTCAGGACAGACCTGTCAAGACCTTTCAGGGACACACG AATGAGGTGAACGCCATTAAGTGGGATCCCACTGGCAGCTTGCTGGCCTCCTGCTCCGATGACATGACTCTCAAG ATCTGGAGTATGAAGCAGGACTCATGTGTCCATGACCTTCAGGCCCACAGCAAAGAAATCTACACCATCAAGTGGAGCCCCACAGGCCCCGGGACCAACAACCCCAGCGCCAACCTCATGTTGGCCAG CGCATCATTTGACTCAACAGTGCGTCTGTGGGACGTAGAGCGTGGGGTGTGTATCCACACACTGACCCGCCACCAGGAGCCCGTCTACAGCGTGGCTTTCAGCCCTGATGGCAGGCACCTCGCCAGCGGCTCTTTCGATAAGTGTGTCCACATCTGGAACACTCAG ACTGGTGCTTTAGTCCACAGCTACCGGGGGACAGGAGGGATCTTTGAGGTGTGCTGGAACGCCACAGGGGACAAAGTAGGAGCCAGCGCGTCAGATGGATCG GTTTGTGTATTAGACCTGAGGAAATGA
- the tbl1xr1b gene encoding F-box-like/WD repeat-containing protein TBL1XR1b isoform X2, whose amino-acid sequence MSISSDEVNFLVYRYLQESGFSHSAFTFGIESHISQSNINGALVPPAALISIIQKGLQYVEAEVSINEDGTLFDGRPIESLSLIDAVMPDVVQTRQQAYRDKLAQQQQAAAGSGSSTGPQGSTKNGEGAANGEENGSHALANHHSEMMEVDRDVEIPQSKAMVLRGHESEVFICAWNPVNDLLASGSGDSTARIWNLSENSTGGSTQLVLRHCIREGGQDVPSNKDVTSLDWNSEGTLLATGSYDGFARIWTKDGNLASTLGQHKGPIFALKWNKKGNFILSAGVDKTTIIWDAHTGEAKQQFPFHSAPALDVDWQSNNTFASCSTDMCIHVCKLGQDRPVKTFQGHTNEVNAIKWDPTGSLLASCSDDMTLKIWSMKQDSCVHDLQAHSKEIYTIKWSPTGPGTNNPSANLMLAR is encoded by the exons ATGAGCATAAGCAGTGATGAGGTCAATTTCCTCGTTTACAGATACCTGCAAGAGTCAG GCTTCTCCCACTCAGCGTTCACCTTTGGCATAGAGAGCCACATCAGCCAGTCCAACATCAATGGAGCCCTGGTGCCCCCTGCTGCCCTCATCTCCATCATCCAGAAGGGCCTGCAGTATGTGGAGGCAGAAGTCAGCATCAATGAG GACGGGACCTTATTTGACGGGCGGCCCATTGAGTCGCTGTCTCTAATCGATGCCGTGATGCCAGATGTGGTCCAGACCAGACAGCAGGCCTACAGGGACAAACtggcccagcagcagcaggcggcggcaggcagcggcagcagcacaGGACCCCAAGGAAGCACGAAAAACGGAGAGGGTGCTGCCAACGGGGAGGAAAATGGATCCCACGCCTTAGCCA ATCACCACtcagagatgatggaggtggaTAGGGACGTGGAGATCCCCCAGAGTAAAGCCATGGTCCTGAGGGGCCATGAGTCCGAAGTTTTTATCTGCGCCTGGAACCCAGTGAACGACCTCCTCGCCTCTGG GTCTGGGGACTCAACAGCACGGATCTGGAACCTAAGTGAGAACAGCACAGGCGGATCCACCCAGCTGGTTCTGAGGCACTGCATACGGGAAGGGGGCCAGGACGTACCCAGCAACAAAGACGTCACCTCACTAGACtggaat aGTGAGGGAACGTTGCTAGCAACAGGCTCATACGATGGCTTTGCTAGAATATGGACAAAAGATG gtaACTTGGCCAGTACATTGGGTCAACATAAAGGTCCTATATTTGCACTCAAGTGGAATAAGAAAGGAAACTTCATCCTCAGTGCTGGTGTAGACAAG ACCACAATTATTTGGGACGCACACACGGGAGAGGCAAAGCAACAATTTCCTTTCCACTCGG CACCTGCTCTGGACGTAGACTGGCAGAGCAACAACACGTTTGCCTCCTGTAGCACAGACATGTGCATCCATGTGTGTAAGCTGGGTCAGGACAGACCTGTCAAGACCTTTCAGGGACACACG AATGAGGTGAACGCCATTAAGTGGGATCCCACTGGCAGCTTGCTGGCCTCCTGCTCCGATGACATGACTCTCAAG ATCTGGAGTATGAAGCAGGACTCATGTGTCCATGACCTTCAGGCCCACAGCAAAGAAATCTACACCATCAAGTGGAGCCCCACAGGCCCCGGGACCAACAACCCCAGCGCCAACCTCATGTTGGCCAGGTAA